From Paenibacillus graminis, a single genomic window includes:
- a CDS encoding carbohydrate ABC transporter permease: protein MEQAMRNKNNRNEYSKRKFVVYFKYFFLIIGTLIMLYPILWLFGASFKSNTEIFKSIWFMPKSFDFTPYIEGWKTSSQYTFGTYFLNSFLIVIPKVLLTLISCILAAYGFARFNFAMKKVLFPVMIATLFLPGIVTRVPMYIFWKNVGLLDTYIPLIANSAFACDTFFVYMLFNF, encoded by the coding sequence ATGGAGCAAGCAATGAGAAACAAAAATAACAGAAATGAGTACAGTAAAAGAAAATTTGTTGTATATTTCAAGTATTTCTTTTTGATAATAGGGACTTTAATTATGCTTTATCCGATTCTCTGGTTATTTGGGGCATCTTTTAAGAGTAATACAGAGATTTTTAAATCAATATGGTTTATGCCTAAGTCTTTTGATTTCACACCTTATATCGAAGGATGGAAGACTTCCAGCCAGTATACATTTGGAACCTACTTTTTAAACTCTTTTTTGATTGTAATTCCAAAAGTGTTATTAACTTTGATTTCTTGTATTCTGGCTGCATATGGATTTGCAAGATTTAACTTTGCTATGAAAAAAGTGCTGTTTCCGGTGATGATTGCTACTCTTTTTCTACCAGGAATCGTTACTAGAGTACCCATGTATATTTTTTGGAAGAATGTGGGTCTTTTGGACACTTATATCCCGCTAATTGCCAATTCAGCATTTGCTTGTGATACTTTTTTTGTATATATGTTGTTCAATTTTTAA
- a CDS encoding ABC-F family ATP-binding cassette domain-containing protein, with protein sequence MIHVDNLSFSFPQKDLYKDISFKLEEGQHCAFIGTSGSGKSTLIDMLIDPERYLFEGKLAIDPNCKIGYVSQFSQVDKPKETTVFEYIGEAFIKIQDEITSIYAEMETTSDIDALLEKVELALEAFDSIGGNDFESNIHKKLNLANLMKLKDLKLSELSGGEFKLIQVIKEMLNSPDLMIMDEPDVFLDFENLNALKKLINAHKGMLLVVTHNRYLLNHCFNKIIHLENKEIQEFDGRYIEYKFSLLQTKVELQELAIAEEEEIERNDNIIDNLRAIATYNSEASRGKALKARVKFQERLEARRIKVPFVDIKQPDITFGMDHEMQDTTVVSVHDYSLAFNELLLEKVNFEIMSTDKVAIIGPNGTGKTTLLREIFTNNHESIEINADAKVAYLSQLHGETLKDSHTIMDEFIDAGFKTYDEIRAYLSNYDFEGEILDQKIESLSGGEKNMLQLAKVSASKANVLLLDEPTSHLDIYAQIALEKAIQDYKGAILMISHDFYSVVNGMHYVLIIDDKKIRKMSMRKFRQMIYASHFNKDYLEAEQKKKSVEMKIELALKDKNFEVAKGLVNELEEIIKLL encoded by the coding sequence ATGATACACGTTGATAACTTATCCTTCTCGTTTCCGCAAAAGGATCTGTATAAGGACATTTCGTTTAAGCTTGAAGAGGGGCAACATTGCGCATTTATCGGAACAAGCGGCAGTGGAAAAAGTACACTGATTGATATGCTGATCGATCCAGAAAGGTATTTGTTCGAGGGCAAGTTAGCGATAGACCCGAATTGTAAAATCGGGTATGTCAGTCAGTTCTCGCAAGTAGACAAGCCTAAAGAAACAACCGTTTTTGAATATATCGGGGAAGCATTTATCAAGATACAAGATGAAATCACCTCCATTTATGCTGAAATGGAAACCACATCGGACATCGATGCGCTGCTGGAAAAGGTTGAACTCGCTTTGGAAGCCTTCGATTCAATCGGCGGGAATGATTTTGAAAGCAACATCCATAAGAAATTAAATCTGGCCAACCTCATGAAGCTAAAGGATCTTAAATTATCCGAGCTGAGCGGCGGGGAATTCAAGCTTATTCAAGTGATAAAGGAAATGCTCAACAGTCCGGACTTGATGATTATGGACGAGCCGGATGTGTTTTTAGACTTTGAAAACCTAAATGCGCTTAAAAAATTGATTAATGCGCATAAAGGAATGCTGCTGGTCGTTACACACAACCGATATTTGTTGAATCATTGTTTTAACAAAATCATACACCTTGAAAACAAGGAGATCCAAGAGTTTGACGGGCGATATATTGAGTATAAATTCTCATTGCTTCAGACTAAAGTGGAGCTGCAGGAACTCGCAATTGCTGAAGAGGAAGAAATCGAGCGTAACGATAACATCATCGATAATCTTAGAGCGATCGCGACTTATAATTCAGAAGCTTCCAGAGGCAAAGCGTTAAAAGCCAGAGTCAAGTTTCAAGAAAGATTGGAAGCGCGTAGAATCAAAGTGCCGTTTGTTGATATCAAGCAGCCGGATATTACGTTTGGTATGGATCATGAAATGCAAGACACCACTGTTGTAAGCGTCCATGATTATAGCCTTGCCTTTAATGAGCTGCTTTTAGAAAAGGTTAACTTTGAGATTATGTCTACAGATAAAGTAGCCATTATCGGTCCAAACGGTACCGGGAAAACGACTTTGCTCCGAGAAATCTTTACAAACAATCATGAGTCGATCGAAATCAATGCTGATGCTAAAGTGGCTTATTTATCTCAGCTTCATGGCGAAACGCTAAAAGATTCCCACACCATAATGGATGAGTTCATCGATGCTGGGTTTAAAACGTACGACGAGATCAGAGCGTATCTTTCAAACTATGATTTTGAAGGAGAAATCCTCGATCAAAAGATTGAATCTTTGTCTGGTGGAGAAAAAAACATGCTTCAGTTGGCCAAAGTGTCTGCCAGCAAAGCAAACGTACTGCTTCTTGACGAACCGACCAGTCATTTGGATATCTATGCACAGATCGCACTGGAGAAAGCCATCCAAGACTATAAAGGTGCGATTCTGATGATTTCTCATGATTTCTATTCGGTCGTAAACGGCATGCATTATGTGTTAATCATTGACGATAAGAAGATTAGAAAAATGAGCATGCGAAAATTTAGACAAATGATTTATGCGAGCCACTTTAATAAAGACTATTTGGAAGCGGAACAAAAGAAAAAGTCGGTTGAAATGAAAATAGAGCTGGCTTTAAAAGATAAGAATTTTGAAGTTGCAAAAGGTTTGGTCAATGAGCTGGAAGAGATCATTAAGCTGCTTTAA
- a CDS encoding U32 family peptidase yields the protein MTELLAPAGNMEALKAAISNGCDAIYLGMQKFGARAYSSNFDLESLKEAITYAHLRDVKIYVTMNTIVFENEVEEMKEQIRELNEIGVDGIIVQDLSAFDYIVKNFLDMEAHCSTQMGIDDVNGTLLFKELGAKRVVLSREVEIKKVKEIKRIAEIPLEIFVHGALCVSYSGNCLMSGLIGYRCANRGRCVGSCRKEYELMDKTTDTSLGKNHILSTKDLNTIDYIDDLKEIDSLKIEGRMKVPTYVANVVSKYRLALDHKITEEDKEHLKKTFNRTFTKGYLFREDKRNITNISRPNNFGYRIGTISKMVKDMYELTLTRTLNQNDTIRISHNQEDVNLTVVKLYDKDGELINKADHVCYIKIKEKLSVGDLVYKTKDYFYNKELEASLEKEFKRFSLDIRVYASPDSKLHIDAEGLGHHYSYESEEMLGEAINNPTTKEQVIKQFSRLNDTIFELNHVEFEECNAFIPAKLLNAARRDIVLGLYDLKLNSQEKRTKALEAKEKISFAPVKPYLTASVTTKEQYDACVSCGIKEIYFENVVRRNQNNYKDKEGQLLIGGYGGIYHYRETNPFVTDYSLNVVNATSCSELFKLGAKRVTLSYELNKSQMEDLMNAYYEENDGYPALEMIVYGRTPLMFTKYCPMKKMNQCRICKTRSYELKDEHGTFPIISHEDCTTTLLNGKTLNLLDELQTIKGIEAFRLNFTVESKEQVVKIINMASGKLNGSMNHAVFNQETDTRGHFNKEII from the coding sequence ATGACTGAATTACTAGCTCCAGCAGGAAATATGGAGGCTTTAAAAGCTGCAATTTCTAATGGTTGTGATGCAATATACTTAGGAATGCAAAAATTTGGTGCACGTGCATACTCATCTAATTTTGATTTAGAATCGTTAAAAGAGGCTATTACGTATGCGCACCTGAGGGACGTTAAAATCTATGTTACGATGAATACCATCGTTTTCGAAAACGAAGTGGAAGAGATGAAAGAGCAGATCCGCGAATTAAATGAAATCGGTGTGGATGGCATTATCGTCCAGGACCTGAGTGCTTTCGATTATATCGTTAAAAACTTTCTTGATATGGAAGCACATTGTTCAACTCAAATGGGAATAGACGATGTAAACGGAACTTTATTATTTAAAGAACTTGGTGCTAAAAGAGTTGTTCTGTCCCGTGAGGTTGAGATTAAAAAAGTAAAAGAGATCAAAAGAATAGCTGAAATACCTTTAGAAATATTCGTTCACGGTGCTTTATGTGTATCTTATTCGGGAAACTGTCTCATGTCAGGATTAATCGGCTATCGATGCGCAAATCGCGGAAGATGTGTGGGTTCATGCCGTAAGGAGTATGAACTAATGGATAAGACAACAGATACATCTTTAGGGAAAAACCATATTCTATCTACTAAGGACTTAAACACAATTGATTATATTGATGATTTAAAAGAAATCGATTCTTTAAAAATAGAAGGTCGAATGAAAGTGCCTACATATGTTGCTAATGTTGTATCCAAATATCGCCTGGCCTTAGATCATAAAATAACCGAAGAAGATAAAGAACATCTGAAAAAAACATTCAATCGAACCTTTACTAAAGGATATTTATTTCGCGAGGATAAGAGAAATATTACAAACATCTCAAGACCGAATAACTTTGGTTATAGAATTGGAACCATTAGCAAGATGGTTAAAGACATGTATGAACTAACACTTACTCGTACTTTAAATCAAAACGACACCATCCGGATAAGTCACAACCAGGAGGATGTTAATTTAACTGTTGTAAAGCTGTACGATAAAGATGGTGAATTAATCAACAAAGCAGATCATGTCTGCTACATCAAAATCAAAGAAAAGTTGTCTGTGGGCGATCTAGTATATAAAACGAAGGATTATTTTTATAACAAAGAATTAGAAGCATCACTGGAAAAAGAATTTAAGCGGTTTAGCCTAGATATTAGAGTATATGCAAGTCCAGATTCAAAGCTTCACATAGATGCGGAGGGCTTGGGCCATCATTATTCATATGAAAGCGAGGAAATGCTAGGCGAAGCCATTAATAATCCAACAACAAAAGAGCAGGTAATCAAGCAATTTTCCAGATTAAATGATACGATATTCGAGCTTAATCATGTTGAGTTTGAGGAATGCAATGCATTTATTCCAGCTAAACTGTTAAATGCAGCAAGAAGAGATATTGTCCTGGGCTTATATGACTTAAAGCTTAACAGCCAAGAGAAAAGAACCAAGGCTTTGGAAGCAAAAGAAAAAATAAGCTTTGCCCCTGTAAAACCGTACCTTACGGCCTCTGTAACAACGAAGGAACAGTATGATGCTTGCGTGAGCTGTGGAATTAAGGAAATCTATTTTGAAAACGTGGTTAGAAGAAATCAGAATAATTATAAGGACAAAGAAGGGCAGCTGCTGATCGGAGGATATGGTGGGATTTATCACTACAGAGAAACGAATCCGTTTGTTACGGACTATTCTCTAAATGTCGTTAATGCTACTAGTTGCTCTGAATTATTTAAATTAGGTGCAAAACGAGTCACTTTATCCTATGAATTGAATAAGAGCCAAATGGAGGATTTAATGAATGCCTATTATGAAGAAAATGATGGCTATCCTGCACTGGAAATGATTGTATATGGTAGGACTCCTTTGATGTTTACCAAATACTGCCCGATGAAAAAAATGAATCAATGCAGAATTTGCAAAACGAGGAGCTATGAGTTAAAAGATGAGCACGGAACGTTCCCTATCATTTCCCATGAGGATTGTACAACGACGCTCCTTAATGGGAAGACGCTTAATCTTTTAGATGAGCTACAAACCATCAAAGGAATCGAGGCGTTCCGATTAAACTTCACCGTTGAATCAAAAGAGCAGGTTGTGAAAATCATTAATATGGCCTCTGGCAAATTAAATGGCTCCATGAATCATGCTGTCTTTAATCAGGAAACAGACACAAGAGGACATTTTAATAAAGAGATTATATAG
- a CDS encoding AraC family transcriptional regulator, which produces MIIKSKFSHQRTHEYEEYYLPNIHTSLYVHEAHWRKVPASWSYPAHEESIFEINYVIEGVQICKLNNQRHILQAGDFIIIRPFEIHENSCASESGLTYFCLHFDLNDILFRKMLCNTENTFFPKESENAYGIRQSIEKLIQLCDDKNKNCLASRLDIVSASISLFGEMSKCLSDSETKRSPDTSIRNIQMAHFASERIMKLAPQSITRHEPSMERQLTNVVSKIAAELAISRTYLYRIFSQTFGMSPRQYLSSLILDNAKFMLLDDHKSIEEVAYNLGYYDVSHFSRQFKRWTGMTPSQYRNKMNL; this is translated from the coding sequence ATGATAATAAAGTCCAAATTCTCTCATCAGCGGACACATGAATATGAAGAATATTATCTGCCCAATATACACACTTCGTTATATGTACATGAAGCCCACTGGCGAAAGGTTCCTGCCAGTTGGTCCTATCCCGCCCATGAGGAGTCGATCTTCGAAATCAATTATGTCATTGAAGGCGTCCAAATTTGCAAACTGAATAATCAGCGTCATATTTTGCAAGCCGGGGACTTTATTATTATTCGACCGTTCGAAATACATGAGAATTCCTGTGCCTCTGAGTCAGGATTGACTTATTTCTGTCTTCATTTCGACTTGAATGACATCCTGTTCCGAAAGATGCTGTGTAATACCGAGAATACCTTTTTTCCTAAAGAATCTGAGAACGCTTACGGTATTCGACAAAGCATCGAAAAATTAATCCAGCTTTGCGACGACAAGAATAAAAATTGTTTGGCAAGTCGATTAGATATCGTTTCTGCCTCCATCAGCTTGTTTGGAGAGATGAGCAAGTGCTTGTCCGACTCCGAAACAAAACGAAGCCCAGACACCTCCATTCGCAATATCCAAATGGCGCACTTTGCCTCCGAGAGAATCATGAAGTTAGCCCCTCAATCCATCACCCGTCATGAGCCTTCTATGGAAAGGCAGCTTACGAATGTGGTTTCCAAAATCGCAGCAGAACTTGCTATAAGCAGAACTTATCTGTACCGAATCTTTAGTCAAACATTTGGCATGTCCCCTCGTCAATATTTGTCCTCCTTAATTCTGGATAACGCCAAGTTCATGCTGCTTGACGACCACAAATCAATAGAAGAGGTCGCTTACAACCTAGGCTATTATGATGTCTCGCACTTTAGCCGACAGTTCAAGCGGTGGACTGGAATGACCCCGTCACAATATCGGAACAAAATGAACTTGTAG
- a CDS encoding ABC transporter permease subunit: MYVVQFLRTIPGELDEAATIDGCNSFKILIKVLLPILKPTLITVALFQFMWTFTEFQGPLIYISSVEKYPVSIALRMAMDTTSVDFSWNKNIAMSIIGLIPSIVVYFSAQKHFIGGSTAGGIKG; encoded by the coding sequence ATATATGTTGTTCAATTTTTAAGAACGATTCCCGGGGAGCTGGACGAGGCAGCAACAATAGACGGGTGTAACTCTTTTAAAATTTTAATTAAAGTTTTGCTTCCTATTCTTAAACCTACCCTTATTACAGTGGCTTTATTCCAGTTCATGTGGACATTTACTGAGTTTCAGGGGCCTTTAATTTATATTTCTTCAGTCGAGAAGTATCCTGTTTCAATTGCGCTTCGCATGGCGATGGATACGACATCTGTTGATTTTAGCTGGAATAAAAATATTGCTATGTCGATTATAGGGTTAATACCTTCCATTGTAGTATATTTCTCTGCTCAAAAACACTTTATTGGCGGTTCTACAGCAGGCGGAATTAAAGGATGA
- a CDS encoding glycoside hydrolase family 2 protein: MSFRMEYPRPQLVRDAWLNLNGAWQFEFDDRNAGTAQRWFDPSENFSQTIQVPFAFQTPASGIHDTSFHDYVWYKRNFTLDSGWYKKRVVLHFGAVDYRAWVYVNGHYIGMHEGGHTPFSFDITHALTGEEEQVTVRVEDPSKDETIPRGKQFWLEKPDSIWYTRTTGIWQTVWLEAVNPVYIHQVKFQPDLDQGSIGIEVKSEGYGSEELDLDIRISFRGVPVIQDRVRLLQPITRRMVNLFGLNIFRTNFHHAGWTWTPETPNLFDVKMKLYDHGVEVDCITSYFGMRKIHAENGMVYLNNKPYYQKLVLDQGYWQEGLLTAPTDEHLRKDIELAKELGFNGCRKHQKVEDPRFLYWADRIGFLVWGECAANASFNSDAVARLTKEWIEIIDRDFNHPSIVAWVPLNESWGIPMVKSNEKQQYHSLAMYSLIHSLDDTRLVISNDGWEMTLTDICAVHNYQHGRADELDKYEEFKRILSTKETMLASKPSARSVYADGYQHRGEPILLTEFGGISYKAGADDGWGYTSAQSSEDLVLEYERIMKAIYASKIIYGYCYTQLTDVEQEINGLLAYDRTPKCDMSLIKEINSQWHLRTV, translated from the coding sequence ATGTCTTTTAGGATGGAATATCCGCGTCCACAGTTAGTTAGAGACGCATGGCTTAACTTAAATGGAGCATGGCAATTTGAATTTGATGACAGGAATGCTGGAACTGCACAGCGATGGTTTGATCCAAGTGAAAATTTTAGCCAGACAATTCAAGTGCCATTTGCTTTTCAAACACCAGCAAGTGGAATACACGACACCTCTTTTCATGACTATGTCTGGTATAAGCGTAATTTTACACTTGATTCAGGTTGGTATAAGAAGCGTGTTGTATTACATTTTGGAGCGGTAGATTATAGAGCCTGGGTTTATGTGAACGGCCATTATATCGGCATGCACGAGGGAGGACACACTCCATTTTCTTTTGATATTACGCATGCATTAACCGGAGAGGAGGAACAGGTGACTGTTCGTGTTGAGGACCCTTCCAAGGATGAAACTATACCCCGGGGAAAACAGTTCTGGTTAGAGAAGCCAGATAGCATCTGGTATACCCGCACGACAGGGATTTGGCAGACAGTGTGGCTGGAGGCGGTAAACCCTGTTTATATTCATCAGGTGAAATTTCAACCCGATTTAGATCAAGGGAGCATTGGCATAGAAGTTAAATCTGAGGGGTATGGTTCAGAAGAATTAGATTTGGATATTCGTATTTCTTTTCGAGGAGTACCTGTTATTCAGGATCGAGTACGATTGTTGCAGCCAATAACACGTCGAATGGTAAATCTATTTGGTTTGAATATATTTCGAACAAACTTTCATCATGCTGGCTGGACATGGACTCCGGAAACTCCTAATTTGTTTGATGTTAAAATGAAGCTTTACGATCATGGGGTTGAGGTGGATTGTATTACATCGTATTTTGGCATGCGGAAAATTCATGCAGAGAATGGTATGGTCTATCTGAATAACAAACCTTATTATCAAAAGCTTGTATTGGACCAAGGCTACTGGCAGGAAGGATTACTTACTGCGCCAACGGATGAACACCTGAGGAAAGATATTGAATTAGCCAAAGAATTAGGGTTTAACGGTTGCCGTAAACATCAAAAGGTAGAAGACCCGCGATTTTTATACTGGGCAGATCGAATAGGGTTCCTTGTATGGGGAGAATGTGCTGCCAACGCCTCTTTTAATAGTGATGCTGTAGCCCGGTTAACCAAAGAATGGATTGAAATTATTGACCGTGATTTCAATCATCCATCTATTGTTGCATGGGTTCCGCTTAACGAAAGCTGGGGAATTCCGATGGTGAAATCGAATGAGAAGCAGCAGTATCACAGCTTAGCCATGTATAGTCTTATTCATTCATTGGATGATACCCGATTAGTGATATCGAATGATGGATGGGAAATGACACTAACTGACATTTGTGCAGTACACAATTATCAGCATGGCAGAGCAGATGAGTTGGATAAGTATGAAGAATTTAAGCGAATTCTTTCCACGAAGGAAACGATGCTTGCTTCAAAGCCATCAGCTCGCAGTGTATATGCAGATGGTTACCAACATCGGGGAGAGCCAATCTTGTTAACTGAATTTGGTGGTATAAGCTATAAGGCTGGCGCTGACGATGGTTGGGGATATACCAGTGCACAATCTTCAGAAGATCTTGTTCTAGAATATGAAAGAATTATGAAGGCTATATACGCTTCTAAGATTATTTATGGTTATTGTTATACGCAGTTAACAGATGTTGAGCAAGAAATTAACGGTCTATTGGCATATGATCGAACACCTAAATGCGATATGTCGTTAATTAAAGAAATTAATAGTCA
- a CDS encoding DUF2326 domain-containing protein has translation MNLTIKLHTSLEFAIAEVNRSKFQYVVTMNSDTQPKSSKEDVDFLDYVLPVRLTDETQSGGLFGVRF, from the coding sequence ATGAACTTAACTATAAAGTTGCATACCTCTCTGGAATTCGCGATAGCTGAAGTCAACCGCTCTAAGTTCCAATACGTTGTAACAATGAATTCGGATACACAACCAAAAAGTTCTAAAGAAGACGTCGATTTTCTTGATTATGTCTTGCCTGTCAGGTTAACTGATGAAACTCAAAGTGGTGGTTTGTTTGGAGTGAGATTTTAG
- a CDS encoding ArsR/SmtB family transcription factor: MFLELDENGISVLKALASDTRASILKLLLHTPLNVSELAKKLKLSKAIVSRHIRLLEDAKIIKLQENLKVTDSRKKNFILAVDHISINLPKKLHLPFNVITNEIKLGYYSNFSVTPTCGLASQNKVIGKLDDQRAFVSNDRIDASLLWFAEGFVEYIIPNDFNKNYTAELLELSLELSSEFPESNNNWPSDIAFYINDVFLGTWTAPGNFSDVRGKLTPTWWDNKLSQYGLLKHLRVTKKDTGIDGQKISSVTLANLKIEDSPFIKLKISIDANSKNKGGLTIFGEYFGNYSQNILLKVFYTEAE; this comes from the coding sequence ATGTTCTTAGAACTCGATGAGAATGGTATTTCTGTTTTGAAAGCACTGGCATCTGACACAAGAGCTTCAATTCTCAAATTATTGTTACATACGCCTCTTAATGTCAGTGAGCTCGCCAAAAAACTGAAGTTAAGCAAAGCTATCGTCTCACGCCATATCCGATTACTAGAGGACGCCAAGATAATCAAGCTCCAGGAAAACTTAAAGGTTACCGATAGCAGAAAGAAGAATTTTATTCTTGCTGTTGATCATATTTCCATTAACTTACCAAAAAAACTCCATCTTCCTTTTAATGTAATTACAAATGAAATCAAGCTTGGATACTATTCTAATTTTTCAGTCACCCCTACATGTGGATTAGCTAGCCAAAATAAAGTAATCGGAAAGTTAGATGATCAACGGGCATTCGTATCCAATGACCGGATCGATGCGTCATTACTTTGGTTTGCGGAGGGCTTCGTTGAATATATTATTCCGAATGATTTTAACAAAAACTATACTGCGGAATTATTAGAGTTATCCTTAGAACTTTCTTCAGAGTTTCCTGAATCCAACAATAATTGGCCGAGTGATATCGCTTTTTATATAAACGATGTTTTTTTAGGCACCTGGACTGCTCCAGGAAATTTTTCAGATGTGCGCGGGAAATTAACACCAACCTGGTGGGATAACAAACTAAGCCAGTATGGCCTTCTAAAACATTTAAGAGTCACGAAAAAAGATACTGGAATAGACGGTCAAAAAATATCATCGGTTACACTTGCCAATTTAAAGATCGAAGATTCCCCCTTCATCAAGTTGAAGATTAGCATTGATGCTAATTCTAAAAACAAAGGTGGACTTACTATTTTCGGGGAGTATTTTGGGAATTATTCGCAGAATATTCTACTTAAAGTATTCTACACCGAAGCAGAATAA
- a CDS encoding glycosyl hydrolase family 8 yields MKKCWSSLLAIVMVLNIFTFIGGAEVQAATFISKYEAESMTKAGSYTSNISSPFTGVALYANNDLVKNSTTFATIPGKYEMRVRGASSNSSAAGVSVYVGGSKKASLSFTGTTPAIQSVLFDVTSGTSSQEVQLKLETDNGSNDTLIDYYELYFDSVPALLPPAPVPPITGAFYSGVYRNLFKEFGKSDAEIDAKVNTAFQQLFYGDNDTQRIYYPVGTDMAYILDKANNDVRSEGMSYGMMIAVQLDKKAEFDRLWKWAKTYMQNTSGTQQGYFAWQVDTSGNKIDTNPASDGEEYFITALLFAANRWGSGTGIYNYSTEAQTLLDRVLTPNSDQKTLFDLTQKQVVFVPYGSAAGFSDPSYHLPAFYELWALWDNNNNQLWRDAAATSREFFKKQAHSTTGLGPDYAEFDGRPNNTGNHGDFRFDAWRTIMNVAMDYHWFAKDSWQKTYADRVQNFFHGQGIGAYANQYSLSGSSLSTDHSPGLVATNAVGTLAATTTKSWEFVNEFWNTSIPSGQYRYYDGCLYMLSLLHASGNFKIYKPSGGGTNPPPSDTQVPTAPTGLSSPSKSDTSVSLTWNASSDNIGVTGYEIFRGTTPCGTTASTSYTCTELSPNTSYSFTVKAMDAAGNVSAPSSALSVTTNASSGSGNETIVWSDSFESGSSNWSYFSGNWSVVTDRTKVYSSGVL; encoded by the coding sequence ATGAAAAAGTGTTGGAGCAGTTTGCTGGCCATCGTTATGGTACTGAACATTTTCACCTTCATTGGCGGTGCCGAAGTACAGGCCGCTACATTCATTTCGAAGTATGAGGCGGAGTCGATGACGAAGGCGGGAAGCTATACCAGTAATATTTCGTCGCCATTTACCGGGGTTGCGCTGTATGCGAACAATGATCTTGTCAAGAATAGCACCACCTTCGCGACCATTCCGGGGAAATACGAAATGCGGGTAAGAGGAGCGTCGAGTAATTCGTCCGCAGCAGGTGTCTCCGTCTACGTCGGGGGAAGCAAGAAAGCATCGCTTTCATTCACGGGTACGACCCCTGCTATTCAGTCGGTATTATTCGATGTGACGTCCGGCACCAGCAGTCAAGAAGTACAGCTTAAGCTTGAGACAGACAACGGATCGAACGATACGTTGATCGACTACTACGAGCTTTATTTCGACAGTGTTCCTGCGCTGTTGCCTCCCGCCCCGGTTCCTCCGATAACCGGGGCCTTTTATTCCGGGGTTTACCGTAATCTGTTCAAGGAATTTGGCAAGTCCGATGCGGAGATTGACGCAAAGGTCAATACCGCGTTTCAGCAGCTGTTCTACGGGGATAACGACACTCAGAGGATCTACTACCCTGTAGGTACGGACATGGCTTATATTCTTGACAAAGCGAACAACGATGTTCGCAGCGAGGGTATGTCTTACGGGATGATGATCGCCGTCCAGCTCGACAAGAAGGCGGAATTCGATCGTCTCTGGAAATGGGCCAAGACCTATATGCAGAACACAAGCGGAACACAGCAAGGTTATTTTGCTTGGCAGGTAGACACAAGTGGCAACAAAATCGACACAAACCCGGCTTCAGATGGCGAAGAATATTTCATCACGGCCTTGCTCTTCGCAGCTAATCGCTGGGGAAGCGGTACGGGAATCTACAATTACAGCACTGAGGCGCAGACATTGCTTGACCGGGTTCTAACTCCAAACAGCGATCAGAAGACTTTGTTTGACCTGACACAGAAGCAAGTCGTTTTCGTCCCATATGGCAGTGCAGCCGGATTTTCAGACCCCTCCTATCATCTGCCAGCGTTTTATGAACTCTGGGCACTCTGGGATAATAACAACAACCAACTCTGGCGCGATGCAGCCGCGACAAGCCGTGAGTTCTTTAAGAAACAGGCTCATTCTACCACAGGATTAGGGCCGGACTATGCGGAATTCGACGGCAGACCGAATAATACTGGAAACCATGGCGACTTCCGATTCGACGCGTGGCGAACGATTATGAATGTGGCGATGGACTATCACTGGTTCGCCAAGGATTCCTGGCAGAAAACCTATGCAGATCGTGTTCAGAACTTCTTTCATGGTCAGGGCATTGGTGCTTATGCGAACCAATATTCGCTAAGCGGATCATCACTTTCGACGGACCACTCTCCAGGCCTTGTAGCAACCAATGCAGTAGGGACACTTGCAGCAACAACAACAAAGTCATGGGAGTTCGTAAATGAGTTTTGGAATACTTCCATTCCTTCCGGTCAATATCGCTATTATGACGGCTGTTTGTATATGCTGAGCCTTCTGCATGCCAGCGGCAACTTTAAAATTTACAAGCCAAGCGGCGGTGGAACGAATCCGCCACCAAGCGACACTCAGGTACCAACGGCACCGACAGGTCTGAGCTCGCCGAGCAAATCCGATACGTCCGTATCCTTGACATGGAATGCATCATCCGACAATATTGGGGTTACCGGCTATGAAATCTTCCGCGGCACGACGCCTTGCGGCACGACAGCCTCTACGTCCTATACTTGTACGGAGTTAAGTCCAAACACAAGCTACAGCTTTACTGTCAAGGCGATGGATGCTGCAGGCAACGTGTCGGCTCCGAGCAGCGCTCTCTCCGTAACCACAAATGCGAGTAGCGGCAGTGGCAATGAAACTATCGTATGGTCCGATTCCTTTGAGAGTGGGAGCAGCAATTGGTCGTATTTCAGCGGCAACTGGTCTGTTGTCACGGACCGAACAAAAGTGTATTCGAGCGGCGTTTTATGA